In the Gasterosteus aculeatus chromosome X, fGasAcu3.hap1.1, whole genome shotgun sequence genome, one interval contains:
- the LOC144383677 gene encoding Fanconi anemia group A protein homolog isoform X6, with protein MSRPRGEEAEAGRCWRSAAGGDPAAGAAAEHLRSAQGGRGEREAFGYRSVGRSPHSERRAETDWRRPVRRLGRPAGAGAAAAGRPAGRPGGGAVGDDGGGEAEGDRRRGRGRGEGAPHLLPARPAVRPAGVQQRTAVTRGAVPQTAVAGVQEGSGDAFAQFVIPRVPDLEVVCHLHFYNILTLRHIIESDEDARPWLVSQLKALCGWTPARGGEETKKMLSTVVGVLVGSGFELSPRPAAADRKAQLLCCSALDDLLFWLLDTVERSPMPPCAAAELWLEVFDASLCGVSASGETLQRFFTHSLTQTLTYKPQLTVSDAVALQNEWTFAKSNALLTSLFRKLAVVFGVEQLLRHLRQVLETREVNWKHVLCFLSTLLVCNPGAQLRLRELLSGLLSSAFEGYDLESMITAFLLARQGALEGPAVFPSYGSWFKMSFGGGGGPHAASKKSLVFLLKFLSDLVPFEPPQYLKVHILQSPYVPVKHRSLLMEYVSLAKTRLADLKEPVEDMGLYEDVSGEGAASLQGQAVQDVEKAVSLFESTGRISATVMEASIFRRPYFLTRFLPALLRPRTLPVQADARTSFIEALRKADKVPAAQYSQYVESCQKRRHEDAGAACSDTDDEPVEALSVQLQELTQLLDEASEGELSARLSRIAHALSAVFPGGPVELPGRRATVVDVILRSFCQCVINASRAKPPNKQSSWASMFVGTLLGNAELLSALVHRLRDLFRNQASSLGAAHQLGLAALAVHLHAGAPRGPPVRLLGPVRVDEALSSALACGTRAGMLFCVRLCVAALSYGICRGDAVPPEQRQDYVLSGFYKKLLYLIPRLSPETRASPVAAGGPRGQEPPPGPWLGAAAGATWREAAGSLWRHPAFRQLQREPQYQLPLSEWLAAELSVQRGDDALSDPERQEYQQWACWELYLPRPEEQGGCGGDTRILCSHLLRAVMDQQLSSRSVETQDVRVSVTGTCLPDILSRLQELVYEMQVTDLRHGTGRPGVCDLLLESASRRCASSAPAGVSAELGLQRALDAWNRVVLALPAALLVKVKPDGGGATLEVDALVEHVNRLQRRACSPVGLLSCHLTSHFLRGLLCAGARCGRPGEEVNNAWSQISVCCPLLLVSAAHWWERLSPVLSSLWRRLCDGELLPAQLQLLEDCRTWACRLEKGQLLPAAPAAAAALLLAASLHRAWRGSVSGGRGLSELHRQVLVFLLFLCVKDHLSSLLDPQEETPRGAASAALCSDLLLALVDCADWLLLFHPSERGVYQPIAAVMSDQFARLMPWAFYSLLLRQSAELRRRAARSPGFLRTAVPCYAGLLRLFLEGGVAEPPQVSEPRLFIFYFFGAGRRWGEKNAEFVFSGGAFRDSEPRQTVSPGSDPADAAGRRVLQWTQGAGVPVLRPGPRGGSGSLHAPPAREPQPRDGLPLTDAKTPDLLTCTLVVLTRPPPRNGTKYCFVKRIPTFYLYVFFYIMHTGHMNIRSPFSANSNVTQ; from the exons ATGAG CCGGCCGCGTGGCGAAGAGGCCGAAGCGGGAAGATGCTGGCGGTCTGCAGCAGGCGGCGatccagctgctggagcagcagcagaacatcTGCGCTCTGCTCAGGGAGGTCGGGGTGAGCGAGAGGCCTTCG GATACAGATCCGTGGGACGTTCTCCACACTCGGAACGGCGAGCAGAAACCGACTGGAGGCGTCCCGTCCGCCGCCTCGGCCGCCCTGCTGG TGCGGGAGCTGCGGCGGCGGGCCGGCCGGCTGGGCGTCCCGGTGGCGGCGCTGTCGGTGACGATGGTGGTGGAGAGGCTGAAGGAGATCGTCGGCGAGGGAGAGGACGAGGCGAGGgggctcctcacctcctcccagcGC GTCCAGCTGTGCGTCCTGCTGGAGTCCAGCAGAGAACTGCTGTCACAAGGGGCGCTGTGCCCCAAACTGCTGTGGCAGGAGTACAGGAGGGATCAGGTGACGCTTTTGCACAATTTGTAATTCCA CGCGTTCCCGACCTGGAGGTGGTGTGCCATCTCCACTTTTACAACATCCTCACCTTGAGGCACATCATAGAGAG TGACGAAGACGCGAGGCCGTGGTTGGTGTCTCAGCTGAAGGCTCTGTGCGGCTGGACGCCTGCACGTGGAGGCGAGGAGACCAAGAAGATGCTCTCGA CGGTGGTCGGCGTCCTGGTGGGGAGCGGCTTTGAGCTGAGCCCGAGGCCGGCGGCCGCCGACAGGAAGGcgcagctgctctgctgctcggCGCTGGACGACCTGCTCTTCT gGCTGCTTGACACTGTGGAAAGGAGTCCGATGCCGCCGTGTGCTGCAGCTGAGCTATG GCTCGAGGTGTTCGACGCCTCGCTGTGTGGGGTTTCGGCCTCGGGAGAGACCCTTCAGCGGTTCTTCACACACTCGCTCACCCAGACTCTCACTTACAAGCCGCAATTAACCG TGTCCGATGCCGTCGCCCTGCAGAACGAGTGGACCTTCGCCAAATCCAACGCGCTGTTGACCTCTCTGTTCCGCAAG CTGGCCGTGGTCTTCGgtgtggagcagctgctgcgACACCTGCGGCAGGTTCTGGAGACCCGCGAGGTGAACTGGAAGCACGTCCTGTGCTTCCTGTCCACGCTGCTGGTGTGCAACCCGGGCGCGCAGCTCCGCCTGAGAG AGCTGCTGTCCGGACTGCTGAGCTCGGCGTTTGAAGGCTACGACTTGGAGAGCATGATCACCGCTTTCCTCTTGGCGCGCCAGGGAGCGCTGGAGGGACCCGCCGTCTTCCCGTCCTACGGCAGCTGGTTCAAG ATGTCGTTCGGGGGAGGCGGTGGCCCCCATGCGGCCAGTAAGAAATCCCTGGTCTTTCTGCTGAAGTTCCTGTCTGACCTGGTGCCCTTTGAACCCCCGCAGTACCTCAAG GTCCACATCCTGCAGTCTCCATACGTACCTGTGAAGCACCGGAGTCTCCTGATGGAGTACGTCTCTCTGGCCAAGACCCGGCTGGCTGACCTCAAG gagccaGTGGAGGACATGGGTTTATACGAGGACGTCTCTGGCGAAGGCGCGGCGTCATTGCAG ggcCAGGCGGTGCAGGACGTGGAGAAGGCCGTGTCTCTGTTTGAAAGCACAGGGAGAATCTCCGCCACGGTGATGGAGGCCAG taTATTCCGGCGGCCGTACTTCCTGACGCGCTTCCTTCCCGCTCTGCTGAGGCCGAGGACG CTTCCCGTCCAGGCCGACGCGCGGACGAGCTTCATCGAGGCTCTGAGAAA GGCAGATAAGGTTCCCGCTGCCCAGTATTCCCAGTATGTGGAGTCCTGCCAGAAACGGAGGCACGAGGACG CCGGCGCCGCGTGTTCGGACACCGACGATGAGCCCGTGGAGGCTCTGAGCGTCCAGCTGCAGGAGCTCACGCAGCTGCTCGATGAGGCGAGTGAGGGAG AGTTGTCCGCCCGGCTGTCCCGGATCGCCCACGCTCTGAGCGCCGTCTTCCCCGGTGGTCCCGTCGAGCTCCCCGGGCGCCGCGCCACC gTGGTCGACGTGATCCTGAGGAGCTTCTGCCAGTGCGTGATCAACGCCTCCAGAGCGAAGCCTCCCAACAA ACAAAGCTCTTGGGCCTCCATGTTTGTCGGCACGCTGCTCGGCAACGCGGAGCTCCTCTCCGCCCTCGTGCACCGACTCCGGGACCTGTTCCGCAACCAG GCGTCTTCGCTGGGCGCCGCCCACCAGCTCGGCCTGGCGGCGTTGGCGGTGCATCTCCACGCCGGCGCCCCCCGGGGTCCTCCGGTCCGGCTGCTGGGGCCGGTGCGCGTCGACGAGGCCCTCAGCTCGGCGCTGGCCTGCGGCACGCGCGCCGGCATGCTCTTCTGCGTCAG GTTGTGCGTGGCTGCTTTGTCCTACGGGATCTGCAGAGGGGACGCGGTGCCGCCGGAGCAGCGGCAGGACTACGTCCTCAGCGGCTTCTACAAGAAG CTGCTGTACCTCATCCCGAGGCTGTCGCCTGAGACCAGAGCGTCTCCCGTCGCGGCCGGCGGCCCGCGGGGGCAGGAGCCGCCGCCGGGCCCGTGGCTCGGCGCCGCGGCGGGCGCCACCTGGAGGGAGGCCGCCGGGTCCCTGTGGAGGCACCCGGCGTTCCGTCAGCTGCAGCGCGAGCCGCAATACCAG TTGCCGCTGTCCGAATGGCTCGCCGCGGAGCTCAGCGTTCAGAGAGGGGACGACGCGCTGTCGGACCCAGAACG TCAggagtaccagcagtgggcctGCTGGGAGCTCTACCTGCCCCGTCCGGAGGAGCAGGGCGGCTGTGGAGGAGACACGAGGATCCTCTGCTCTCACCTGCTCCGCGCCGTCATGGACCAGCAGCTGAG CAGCCGGAGTGTGGAGACGCAGGATGTCAGAGTGTCCGTCACAGGCACCTGTCTGCCGGACATCCTGTCCCgcctacag gagCTCGTCTACGAGATGCAAGTGACCGACCTCCGCCACGGAACCGGCCGACCCGGCGTGTGCGACCTCCTGCTGGAATCGGCGTCCCGGCGATGCGCCTCATCAGCCCCGGCGGGCGTCAGCGCGGAGCTCGGCCTGCAGCGGGCGCTGGACGCGTGGAACAG ggtGGTGCTGGCTCTCCCTGCAGCGCTGCTGGTTAAAGTGAAGCCCGACGGAGGCGGCGCGACTCTGGAGGTCGACGCGCTGGTGGAACACGTCAACCGGCTCCAG AGACGGGCCTGTTCCCCGGTCGGGTTGCTGTCCTGCCACCTGACGTCACACTTCCTGAGA GGGCTGCTGTGTGCCGGCGCGCGCTGCGGACGCCCCGGGGAAGAAGTCAACAACGCCTGGTCCCAGATCAGTGTCTGCTGTCCGCTGCTCCTGGTCTCCGCCGCG cactgGTGGGAGCGTCTGTCTCCGGTGCTGTCGTCCCTCTGGCGGCGTCTGTGTGACGGAGAGCTTCTCCCGgcgcagctgcagctcctggaGGACTGTCGCACCTGGGCCTGCAG GCTGGAGAAGGGGCAGCTGCTGCCGGCGGCGccagcggctgctgctgctctgctgctggctGCCAGCCTGCACCGGGCCTGGCGAGGCAGCGTGAGCGGTGGGCGGGGCCTCAGCGAGCTGCACCGACAG GTGCTGGTCTTCCTGCTCTTCCTGTGCGTTAAGGACCATCTGTCATCCCTCCTGGATCCACAG gaggagaccccccGCGGGGCGGCGTCGGCGGCTCTGTGCAGCGACCTGCTGCTGGCCTTGGTGGACTGCGCCGactggctcctcctcttccatccaAGCG AACGAGGCGTCTACCAGCCCATCGCCGCGGTGATGTCGGACCAGTTCGCCCGACTGATGCCGTGGGCCTTCTACAG CCTGCTGCTGCGGCAGAGCGCCGAGCTGCGGCGCCGCGCGGCGCGCAGCCCGGGCTTCCTCCGCACCGCCGTCCCCTGCTACGCCGGCCTGCTGCGGCTCTTCCTGGAGGGAGGCGTGGCCGAACCCCCTCAGGTGAGCGAGCCgcggttatttattttttatttttttggagcGGGACGacgttggggggaaaaaaacgccgAGTTTGTTTTCTCAGGTGGAGCCTTTCGGGATTCTGAGCCGCGCCAAACAGTTTCTCCTGGGAGCGATCCCGCAGACGCCGCCGGGCGCCGCGTCCTCCAGTGGACTCAGGGAG CTGGAGTCCCAGTGCTCAGACCTGGACCCCGAGGTGGCAGCGGCTCTCTCCATGCACCTCCAGCCCGAGAGCCTCAGCCCAGAGATGGACTTCCTCTAACAGATGCCAAGACACCGgatcttctcacctgcaccttGGTGGTTCTGACTCGACCGCCTCCCAGAAACGGGACTAAATACTGCTTTGTAAAAAGAATTCCTACGTTTTATTTATACGTATTTTTCTACATAATGCACACAGGACACATGAACATCAGAAGCCCTTTTAGCGCCAATAGTAATGTAACGCAATAa
- the LOC144383677 gene encoding Fanconi anemia group A protein homolog isoform X11 — protein MVVERLKEIVGEGEDEARGLLTSSQRVQLCVLLESSRELLSQGALCPKLLWQEYRRDQRVPDLEVVCHLHFYNILTLRHIIESDEDARPWLVSQLKALCGWTPARGGEETKKMLSTVVGVLVGSGFELSPRPAAADRKAQLLCCSALDDLLFWLLDTVERSPMPPCAAAELWLEVFDASLCGVSASGETLQRFFTHSLTQTLTYKPQLTVSDAVALQNEWTFAKSNALLTSLFRKLAVVFGVEQLLRHLRQVLETREVNWKHVLCFLSTLLVCNPGAQLRLRELLSGLLSSAFEGYDLESMITAFLLARQGALEGPAVFPSYGSWFKMSFGGGGGPHAASKKSLVFLLKFLSDLVPFEPPQYLKVHILQSPYVPVKHRSLLMEYVSLAKTRLADLKEPVEDMGLYEDVSGEGAASLQGQAVQDVEKAVSLFESTGRISATVMEASIFRRPYFLTRFLPALLRPRTLPVQADARTSFIEALRKADKVPAAQYSQYVESCQKRRHEDAGAACSDTDDEPVEALSVQLQELTQLLDEASEGELSARLSRIAHALSAVFPGGPVELPGRRATVVDVILRSFCQCVINASRAKPPNKQSSWASMFVGTLLGNAELLSALVHRLRDLFRNQASSLGAAHQLGLAALAVHLHAGAPRGPPVRLLGPVRVDEALSSALACGTRAGMLFCVRLCVAALSYGICRGDAVPPEQRQDYVLSGFYKKLLYLIPRLSPETRASPVAAGGPRGQEPPPGPWLGAAAGATWREAAGSLWRHPAFRQLQREPQYQLPLSEWLAAELSVQRGDDALSDPERQEYQQWACWELYLPRPEEQGGCGGDTRILCSHLLRAVMDQQLSSRSVETQDVRVSVTGTCLPDILSRLQELVYEMQVTDLRHGTGRPGVCDLLLESASRRCASSAPAGVSAELGLQRALDAWNRVVLALPAALLVKVKPDGGGATLEVDALVEHVNRLQRRACSPVGLLSCHLTSHFLRGLLCAGARCGRPGEEVNNAWSQISVCCPLLLVSAAHWWERLSPVLSSLWRRLCDGELLPAQLQLLEDCRTWACRLEKGQLLPAAPAAAAALLLAASLHRAWRGSVSGGRGLSELHRQVLVFLLFLCVKDHLSSLLDPQEETPRGAASAALCSDLLLALVDCADWLLLFHPSERGVYQPIAAVMSDQFARLMPWAFYSLLLRQSAELRRRAARSPGFLRTAVPCYAGLLRLFLEGGVAEPPQVSEPRLFIFYFFGAGRRWGEKNAEFVFSGGAFRDSEPRQTVSPGSDPADAAGRRVLQWTQGAGVPVLRPGPRGGSGSLHAPPAREPQPRDGLPLTDAKTPDLLTCTLVVLTRPPPRNGTKYCFVKRIPTFYLYVFFYIMHTGHMNIRSPFSANSNVTQ, from the exons ATGGTGGTGGAGAGGCTGAAGGAGATCGTCGGCGAGGGAGAGGACGAGGCGAGGgggctcctcacctcctcccagcGC GTCCAGCTGTGCGTCCTGCTGGAGTCCAGCAGAGAACTGCTGTCACAAGGGGCGCTGTGCCCCAAACTGCTGTGGCAGGAGTACAGGAGGGATCAG CGCGTTCCCGACCTGGAGGTGGTGTGCCATCTCCACTTTTACAACATCCTCACCTTGAGGCACATCATAGAGAG TGACGAAGACGCGAGGCCGTGGTTGGTGTCTCAGCTGAAGGCTCTGTGCGGCTGGACGCCTGCACGTGGAGGCGAGGAGACCAAGAAGATGCTCTCGA CGGTGGTCGGCGTCCTGGTGGGGAGCGGCTTTGAGCTGAGCCCGAGGCCGGCGGCCGCCGACAGGAAGGcgcagctgctctgctgctcggCGCTGGACGACCTGCTCTTCT gGCTGCTTGACACTGTGGAAAGGAGTCCGATGCCGCCGTGTGCTGCAGCTGAGCTATG GCTCGAGGTGTTCGACGCCTCGCTGTGTGGGGTTTCGGCCTCGGGAGAGACCCTTCAGCGGTTCTTCACACACTCGCTCACCCAGACTCTCACTTACAAGCCGCAATTAACCG TGTCCGATGCCGTCGCCCTGCAGAACGAGTGGACCTTCGCCAAATCCAACGCGCTGTTGACCTCTCTGTTCCGCAAG CTGGCCGTGGTCTTCGgtgtggagcagctgctgcgACACCTGCGGCAGGTTCTGGAGACCCGCGAGGTGAACTGGAAGCACGTCCTGTGCTTCCTGTCCACGCTGCTGGTGTGCAACCCGGGCGCGCAGCTCCGCCTGAGAG AGCTGCTGTCCGGACTGCTGAGCTCGGCGTTTGAAGGCTACGACTTGGAGAGCATGATCACCGCTTTCCTCTTGGCGCGCCAGGGAGCGCTGGAGGGACCCGCCGTCTTCCCGTCCTACGGCAGCTGGTTCAAG ATGTCGTTCGGGGGAGGCGGTGGCCCCCATGCGGCCAGTAAGAAATCCCTGGTCTTTCTGCTGAAGTTCCTGTCTGACCTGGTGCCCTTTGAACCCCCGCAGTACCTCAAG GTCCACATCCTGCAGTCTCCATACGTACCTGTGAAGCACCGGAGTCTCCTGATGGAGTACGTCTCTCTGGCCAAGACCCGGCTGGCTGACCTCAAG gagccaGTGGAGGACATGGGTTTATACGAGGACGTCTCTGGCGAAGGCGCGGCGTCATTGCAG ggcCAGGCGGTGCAGGACGTGGAGAAGGCCGTGTCTCTGTTTGAAAGCACAGGGAGAATCTCCGCCACGGTGATGGAGGCCAG taTATTCCGGCGGCCGTACTTCCTGACGCGCTTCCTTCCCGCTCTGCTGAGGCCGAGGACG CTTCCCGTCCAGGCCGACGCGCGGACGAGCTTCATCGAGGCTCTGAGAAA GGCAGATAAGGTTCCCGCTGCCCAGTATTCCCAGTATGTGGAGTCCTGCCAGAAACGGAGGCACGAGGACG CCGGCGCCGCGTGTTCGGACACCGACGATGAGCCCGTGGAGGCTCTGAGCGTCCAGCTGCAGGAGCTCACGCAGCTGCTCGATGAGGCGAGTGAGGGAG AGTTGTCCGCCCGGCTGTCCCGGATCGCCCACGCTCTGAGCGCCGTCTTCCCCGGTGGTCCCGTCGAGCTCCCCGGGCGCCGCGCCACC gTGGTCGACGTGATCCTGAGGAGCTTCTGCCAGTGCGTGATCAACGCCTCCAGAGCGAAGCCTCCCAACAA ACAAAGCTCTTGGGCCTCCATGTTTGTCGGCACGCTGCTCGGCAACGCGGAGCTCCTCTCCGCCCTCGTGCACCGACTCCGGGACCTGTTCCGCAACCAG GCGTCTTCGCTGGGCGCCGCCCACCAGCTCGGCCTGGCGGCGTTGGCGGTGCATCTCCACGCCGGCGCCCCCCGGGGTCCTCCGGTCCGGCTGCTGGGGCCGGTGCGCGTCGACGAGGCCCTCAGCTCGGCGCTGGCCTGCGGCACGCGCGCCGGCATGCTCTTCTGCGTCAG GTTGTGCGTGGCTGCTTTGTCCTACGGGATCTGCAGAGGGGACGCGGTGCCGCCGGAGCAGCGGCAGGACTACGTCCTCAGCGGCTTCTACAAGAAG CTGCTGTACCTCATCCCGAGGCTGTCGCCTGAGACCAGAGCGTCTCCCGTCGCGGCCGGCGGCCCGCGGGGGCAGGAGCCGCCGCCGGGCCCGTGGCTCGGCGCCGCGGCGGGCGCCACCTGGAGGGAGGCCGCCGGGTCCCTGTGGAGGCACCCGGCGTTCCGTCAGCTGCAGCGCGAGCCGCAATACCAG TTGCCGCTGTCCGAATGGCTCGCCGCGGAGCTCAGCGTTCAGAGAGGGGACGACGCGCTGTCGGACCCAGAACG TCAggagtaccagcagtgggcctGCTGGGAGCTCTACCTGCCCCGTCCGGAGGAGCAGGGCGGCTGTGGAGGAGACACGAGGATCCTCTGCTCTCACCTGCTCCGCGCCGTCATGGACCAGCAGCTGAG CAGCCGGAGTGTGGAGACGCAGGATGTCAGAGTGTCCGTCACAGGCACCTGTCTGCCGGACATCCTGTCCCgcctacag gagCTCGTCTACGAGATGCAAGTGACCGACCTCCGCCACGGAACCGGCCGACCCGGCGTGTGCGACCTCCTGCTGGAATCGGCGTCCCGGCGATGCGCCTCATCAGCCCCGGCGGGCGTCAGCGCGGAGCTCGGCCTGCAGCGGGCGCTGGACGCGTGGAACAG ggtGGTGCTGGCTCTCCCTGCAGCGCTGCTGGTTAAAGTGAAGCCCGACGGAGGCGGCGCGACTCTGGAGGTCGACGCGCTGGTGGAACACGTCAACCGGCTCCAG AGACGGGCCTGTTCCCCGGTCGGGTTGCTGTCCTGCCACCTGACGTCACACTTCCTGAGA GGGCTGCTGTGTGCCGGCGCGCGCTGCGGACGCCCCGGGGAAGAAGTCAACAACGCCTGGTCCCAGATCAGTGTCTGCTGTCCGCTGCTCCTGGTCTCCGCCGCG cactgGTGGGAGCGTCTGTCTCCGGTGCTGTCGTCCCTCTGGCGGCGTCTGTGTGACGGAGAGCTTCTCCCGgcgcagctgcagctcctggaGGACTGTCGCACCTGGGCCTGCAG GCTGGAGAAGGGGCAGCTGCTGCCGGCGGCGccagcggctgctgctgctctgctgctggctGCCAGCCTGCACCGGGCCTGGCGAGGCAGCGTGAGCGGTGGGCGGGGCCTCAGCGAGCTGCACCGACAG GTGCTGGTCTTCCTGCTCTTCCTGTGCGTTAAGGACCATCTGTCATCCCTCCTGGATCCACAG gaggagaccccccGCGGGGCGGCGTCGGCGGCTCTGTGCAGCGACCTGCTGCTGGCCTTGGTGGACTGCGCCGactggctcctcctcttccatccaAGCG AACGAGGCGTCTACCAGCCCATCGCCGCGGTGATGTCGGACCAGTTCGCCCGACTGATGCCGTGGGCCTTCTACAG CCTGCTGCTGCGGCAGAGCGCCGAGCTGCGGCGCCGCGCGGCGCGCAGCCCGGGCTTCCTCCGCACCGCCGTCCCCTGCTACGCCGGCCTGCTGCGGCTCTTCCTGGAGGGAGGCGTGGCCGAACCCCCTCAGGTGAGCGAGCCgcggttatttattttttatttttttggagcGGGACGacgttggggggaaaaaaacgccgAGTTTGTTTTCTCAGGTGGAGCCTTTCGGGATTCTGAGCCGCGCCAAACAGTTTCTCCTGGGAGCGATCCCGCAGACGCCGCCGGGCGCCGCGTCCTCCAGTGGACTCAGGGAG CTGGAGTCCCAGTGCTCAGACCTGGACCCCGAGGTGGCAGCGGCTCTCTCCATGCACCTCCAGCCCGAGAGCCTCAGCCCAGAGATGGACTTCCTCTAACAGATGCCAAGACACCGgatcttctcacctgcaccttGGTGGTTCTGACTCGACCGCCTCCCAGAAACGGGACTAAATACTGCTTTGTAAAAAGAATTCCTACGTTTTATTTATACGTATTTTTCTACATAATGCACACAGGACACATGAACATCAGAAGCCCTTTTAGCGCCAATAGTAATGTAACGCAATAa